From Rhodamnia argentea isolate NSW1041297 chromosome 10, ASM2092103v1, whole genome shotgun sequence, a single genomic window includes:
- the LOC115750597 gene encoding leucine-rich repeat receptor protein kinase HPCA1-like isoform X1, with amino-acid sequence MFSYRVGTVCIKMEANEKMRSFRFGKGTRGGGDMASENLRSLLFLVLFCSWIHLICCTTNTDDQTILVALKAQWQNTPPSWGKSSDPCGLPWEGVTCDNNSRVTGLGLSGMSIIGLLQSEIAGLTELTSLDLSLNKGLNGSIPTQFGSLQNLNILILAGCSLSGSIPNELGNLTKLTFLALNSNNFSGNVPASLGKLSKLYWLDVSENQLTGSLPVSAGNTPGLDLLLNCNHFHFSKNQLSGTIPEKLFSSNMSLIHILFDDNKFNGSIPSTLGLVRTLNALRLDKNSFSGNVPSNLSKLTQLSELHLAYNGLNGTLPNLTGMSSLSYIDLSNNSFAASAAPDWFSTLSLLTTLIIQYGPLQGTVPSDLFGLPQLEQVDMRNNAFNGTLYMGTSISSVLEVVNLEDNQIESLTTSPYHKSLILTGNPACTNAPVLSTLGYCKGQQQQAYYTPINCGSTSCPSDQKHNPRSCACAVPYEGQLTFKAPSFSYLSNAPLFQSLEVALCQTLDLPNGSVSLQDIVLDANSGYLIVPVSFFPSDGTYFSRSDIGRIGFDMINHTFTQPPAFGTYTFSADPYPFPAHGIRISIGAIAGIAAGCLVLVLGLVWLGIYAIQQKKRAQRATELSKPFASWIQRGSDDGGAPQLKGARWFYFDEIRKCTNNFSESNEIGSGGYGKVYKGMLPNGQVLAIKRAQQGSMQGAHEFKTEIELLSRVHHKNLVGLVGFCYEQGEQMLAYEYMPNGTLRESLSGKTGIPLDWNRRLRIALGSAKGLAYLHELANPPIIHRDVKSTNILLDENLVAKVADFGLSKMVADSEKGHLSTQVKGTLGYLDPEYYMTQLLTDKSDVYSFGVVMLELITAKPPLNKGKYIVREVRMAMDKNDRDYYGLRQVMDPSLLKVGRLAGFTWFLELAMRCLEDSSPDRPRMNEVVKEIETILQTEGLATSTTSASSSATDFGASHSGASTHPLYSGVSIDSKDVSYSNSFDYSGGYAISTKIEPK; translated from the exons ATGTTTTCATATCGGGTTGGAACGGTATGTATTAAGATGGAGGCGAATGAGAAGATGCGGAGTTTTCGCTTTGGAAAAGGAACGCGAGGTGGCGGGGACATGGCGAGCGAGAACCTCCGGTCGCTCTTGTTTCTGGTTCTCTTCTGCTCTTGGATTCATTTGATTTGCTGCACTACAAACACAGATGACC AAACCATTCTTGTAGCACTGAAAGCCCAGTGGCAGAACACGCCACCCAGCTGGGGCAAGTCCAGTGATCCTTGTGGACTGCCTTGGGAAGGAGTCACCTGCGACAATAATTCACGAGTGACGGGATT AGGGTTATCTGGCATGAGTATCATAGGGCTGCTGCAAAGCGAAATAGCGGGGCTCACAGAACTCACTTCTTT GGATCTTTCCTTAAACAAGGGTCTCAACGGATCGATCCCTACACAGTTTGGAAGTCTGCAGAACTTGAATATCTT AATCTTAGCTGGATGCAGCCTCAGTGGTAGTATTCCCAATGAGCTGGGCAACCTTACGAAGCTGACTTTCTT GGCGCTAAATTCCAACAATTTTAGCGGTAATGTACCTGCTTCGTTGGGTAAACTCTCTAAACTCTACTGGCTTGACGTGTCGGAAAATCAGTTAACCGGATCACTACCAGTTTCGGCGGGCAACACCCCAGGGTTGGACCTTTTGTTGAATTGCAATCACTT CCACTTCAGCAAGAACCAACTGTCCGGCACCATTCCAGAAAAACTGTTCAGTTCAAACATGTCTCTGATACACAT ATTATTTGATGATAACAAATTTAACGGTTCTATACCGTCGACATTAGGCCTTGTTCGGACACTCAACGCTCT CCGACTCGATAAGAACTCCTTTTCTGGAAATGTCCCTTCAAATCTCAGCAAGCTTACACAACTCAGTGAACT GCATTTAGCATATAACGGATTGAACGGAACTTTGCCGAACTTGACGGGTATGAGTTCGCTCAGTTACAT TGACCTCAGCAACAACTCTTTTGCGGCTTCGGCAGCTCCAGATTGGTTCTCAACTTTATCATTACTTACCACCCT AATCATACAATATGGGCCGCTTCAAGGGACTGTACCATCAGACCTCTTCGGCCTTCCCCAGCTAGAGCAAGT TGATATGAGAAACAATGCTTTCAATGGAACGCTGTACATGGGTACCAGCATCAGTTCTGTACTGGAGGTCGTTAATTTGGAAGATAACCAGATTGAATCGCTCACGACCAGTCCCTACCACAAATCATTAAT ACTAACGGGAAACCCGGCATGTACTAATGCGCCGGTTCTCTCAACCTTGGGTTACTGCAAAGGTCAGCAGCAACAAGCTTATTATACCCCAATCAACTGCGGAAGCACATCATGTCCCTCAGATCAGAAGCACAACCCCAGAAGCTGTGCGTGCGCAGTTCCGTACGAAGGACAATTGACATTTAAAGCTCCATCGTTCAGCTATTTGTCCAATGCCCCTCTGTTTCAATCGTTGGAAGTAGCCCTGTGCCAGACATTGGACCTACCTAATGGTTCAGTTTCTCTTCAGGATATCGTCCTCGATGCAAATAGTGGCTATCTTATAGTACCCGTGTCTTTCTTTCCATCTGATGGGACCTACTTTAGTAGGTCAGACATTGGGAGGATCGGATTCGATATGATTAACCATACTTTCACGCAGCCCCCCGCTTTCGGTACCTATACCTTCAGCGCAGATCCTTATCCATTCCCAG CTCACGGGATACGCATCAGCATCGGCGCCATAGCAGGGATTGCTGCTGGCTGCTTGGTCCTTGTTCTTGGACTTGTGTGGTTAGGAATATACGCTATCCAACAGAAGAAAAGAGCACAAAGAGCGACAGAATTGAGCAAACCCTTCG CATCCTGGATACAGAGGGGAAGTGACGATGGAGGAGCACCGCAGTTGAAGGGGGCGAGGTGGTTCTATTTCGACGAAATCAGGAAGTGCACTAATAACTTTTCTGAAAGTAATGAGATAGGCTCCGGGGGCTATGGAAAG GTATACAAGGGAATGCTTCCCAATGGCCAAGTGTTGGCAATCAAGAGAGCTCAGCAGGGGTCGATGCAGGGCGCGCACGAGTTCAAGACAGAAATCGAGCTACTTTCGCGAGTCCATCACAAGAATCTCGTCGGCCTCGTTGGCTTCTGTTACGAACAAGGAGAGCAGATGTTGGCCTATGAGTACATGCCTAATGGGACACTTAGGGAGAGCTTGTCGG GGAAAACTGGCATACCTCTTGATTGGAACAGGAGGCTACGGATCGCTCTTGGCTCTGCGAAAGGACTGGCATATCTGCACGAACTTGCGAATCCCCCGATAATTCACAGAGATGTGAAGTCCACGAATATCTTGTTGGATGAAAACTTGGTGGCTAAAGTCGCGGACTTCGGCTTGTCTAAAATGGTGGCGGACAGCGAGAAAGGACATCTTTCAACACAAGTCAAGGGCACCCTG GGCTATCTGGATCCAGAGTACTACATGACCCAGTTGCTAACAGACAAGAGCGACGTCTACAGTTTCGGGGTCGTGATGCTCGAACTGATAACTGCGAAGCCACCGCTCAACAAGGGCAAGTACATCGTCCGCGAAGTTCGCATGGCGATGGACAAGAACGACCGAGACTACTACGGACTCAGGCAAGTCATGGACCCGTCCCTCCTCAAGGTGGGGCGCCTCGCTGGGTTCACATGGTTCCTGGAGTTAGCAATGCGATGCCTCGAGGACTCGTCCCCCGACCGTCCCAGGATGAACGAAGTCGTGAAGGAAATCGAGACGATCCTGCAAACCGAGGGGTTAGCCACAAGCACGACGTCCGCGTCCTCGTCGGCCACGGACTTTGGAGCATCGCATAGTGGTGCTTCTACACATCCTTTGTACAGCGGCGTTTCCATCGACAGTAAGGACGTTAGTTACAGCAATTCGTTCGATTACAGCGGTGGGTACGCGATTTCGACGAAGATCGAGCCGAAATAA
- the LOC115750597 gene encoding leucine-rich repeat receptor protein kinase HPCA1-like isoform X3, translating into MFSYPVGTICIKMVANEKMRSFRFGKGIRGGRDMASENLRSLLFLVLFCSWIHLICCTTNTDDQTILLALKAQWQNTPPSWGKSSDPCGLPWEGVTCDNNSRVTGLGLSGMSIIGLLQSEIAGLTELTSLVLSLNKGLNGSIPTQFGSLQNLNTLILAGCSLSGSIPDELGNLTKLTFLALNSNNFSGNVPASLGKLSKLYWLDVSENQLTGSLPVSAGNTPGLDLLLNCNHFHFSKNQLSGTIPEKLFSSNMSLIHILFDDNKFNGSIPSTLGLVRTLNALRLDRNSFSGNVPSNLSKLTRLSELHLAYNGLNGTLPNLTGMSSLSYIDLSNNSFAASAAPDWFSTLSLLTTLIIQYGPLQGTVPSDLFGLPQLEQVDMRNNAFNGTLYMGTSVSSVLEVVNLEDNQIESLTTSPYHKSLILMGNPACTNAPVLSTLGYCKGQQQQAYHTQINCGSASCPSDQKHNPRSCACAVPYKGKLTFKAPSFSDLSNATLFQSLEVVLYQILDLPNGSVSLQDIVLDAYSRYLIVPVSFFPSNGTYFNRSEVGRIGFVMINHTFTQPPAFGTHTFSADPYPFPAHGIRISIGTIAGIAAGCLVLVLGLVWLGIYAIQQKKRAQRATQLSRPFASWIQRGSDDGGAPQLKGARWFYFDEIRKCTNSFSESNEIGSGGYGKVYKGMLPNGQVLAIKRAQQGSMQGAHEFKTEIELLSRVHHKNLVSLVGFCYEQGEQMLAYEYMPNGTLRESLSGKTGIPLDWNRRLRIALGSAKGLAYLHELANPPIIHRDVKSTNILLDENLVAKVADFGLSKMVADSEKGHLSTQVKGTLGYLDPEYYMTQQLTDKSDVYSFGVVMLELITSKSPIDKGKYIVREVRAAMDKNDQEYHGLRQVMDPSLRNEGCLAGFTQLLELAMWCVEELSTNRPRMNEVVKEIETILQADGIDTSMTSASSSARDFGVSNSGAPRHPLYNDVSLNNKNVSCSNSFDYSGGYLLSTKIEPK; encoded by the exons ATGTTTTCATATCCGGTCGGAACGATATGTATTAAGATGGTGGCGAATGAGAAGATGCGGAGTTTTCGCTTCGGAAAAGGAATTCGAGGTGGCAGGGACATGGCGAGCGAGAACCTCCGGTCGCTCTTGTTTTTGGTTCTCTTCTGCTCTTGGATTCATTTGATTTGCTGCACTACAAACACAGATGACC AAACCATTCTTTTAGCACTGAAAGCCCAGTGGCAGAACACGCCACCCAGCTGGGGCAAGTCCAGTGATCCTTGTGGACTGCCTTGGGAAGGAGTCACCTGCGACAATAATTCACGAGTGACGGGATT AGGGTTATCTGGCATGAGTATCATAGGGCTGCTGCAAAGCGAAATAGCGGGGCTCACAGAACTCACTTCTTT GGTTCTTTCCTTAAACAAGGGTCTCAATGGATCGATCCCTACACAGTTTGGAAGTCTGCAGAACTTGAACACCTT AATCTTAGCTGGATGCAGCCTCAGTGGTAGTATTCCCGATGAGCTGGGCAACCTTACGAAGCTGACTTTCTT GGCTCTAAATTCCAACAATTTTAGCGGTAATGTACCTGCTTCGTTGGGTAAACTCTCTAAACTCTACTGGCTTGACGTGTCGGAAAATCAGTTAACCGGATCACTACCAGTTTCGGCGGGCAACACCCCAGGGTTGGACCTTTTGTTGAATTGCAATCACTT CCACTTCAGCAAGAACCAACTGTCCGGCACCATTCCAGAAAAACTGTTCAGTTCAAACATGTCTCTGATACACAT ATTATTTGATGATAACAAATTTAACGGTTCTATACCGTCGACATTAGGCCTTGTTCGGACACTCAACGCTCT CCGACTCGATAGGAACTCCTTTTCTGGAAATGTCCCTTCAAATCTCAGCAAGCTTACACGACTCAGTGAACT GCATTTAGCATATAACGGATTGAACGGAACTTTGCCGAACTTGACGGGTATGAGTTCGCTCAGTTACAT TGACCTCAGCAACAACTCTTTTGCGGCTTCTGCAGCTCCAGATTGGTTCTCAACTTTATCATTACTCACCACCCT AATCATACAATATGGGCCGCTTCAAGGGACTGTACCATCAGACCTCTTCGGCCTTCCCCAGCTAGAGCAAGT TGATATGAGAAATAATGCTTTCAATGGAACGCTGTACATGGGTACCAGCGTCAGTTCCGTACTGGAGGTCGTTAATTTGGAAGATAACCAGATTGAATCGCTCACGACCAGTCCCTACCACAAATCATTAAT ACTAATGGGAAACCCGGCATGTACTAATGCGCCGGTTCTCTCAACCTTGGGGTACTGCAAAGGTCAGCAGCAACAAGCTTATCATACCCAAATCAACTGCGGAAGCGCATCATGTCCCTCAGATCAGAAGCATAACCCCAGAAGCTGCGCGTGCGCAGTTCCgtataaaggaaaattgacgtTTAAAGCTCCATCGTTCAGTGATTTGTCCAATGCCACTCTGTTTCAATCGTTGGAAGTAGTCCTGTACCAGATATTGGACCTACCTAATGGTTCAGTTTCTCTTCAGGATATCGTCCTCGATGCATATAGCCGCTATCTTATTGTACCCGTGTCTTTCTTTCCATCCAATGGGACGTACTTTAATAGGTCAGAAGTTGGGAGGATCGGATTCGTTATGATTAACCATACTTTCACGCAGCCCCCCGCTTTCGGTACCCATACCTTCAGCGCAGATCCTTATCCATTCCCAG CTCACGGGATACGCATCAGCATCGGCACCATAGCAGGGATTGCTGCTGGCTGCTTGGTCCTTGTTCTTGGACTTGTGTGGTTAGGAATATACGCTATCCAACAGAAGAAAAGAGCACAAAGAGCGACGCAATTGAGCAGACCCTTTG CATCCTGGATACAGAGGGGAAGTGACGATGGAGGAGCACCGCAGTTGAAGGGGGCAAGATGGTTCTATTTCGACGAAATCAGGAAGTGCACTAATAGCTTTTCTGAAAGTAATGAGATAGGCTCCGGGGGCTATGGAAAG GTATACAAGGGAATGCTTCCCAATGGCCAAGTGTTGGCAATCAAGAGAGCTCAGCAGGGGTCGATGCAGGGCGCGCACGAGTTCAAGACAGAAATCGAGCTACTTTCGCGAGTCCACCACAAGAATCTCGTCAGCCTTGTTGGCTTCTGTTACGAACAAGGAGAGCAGATGTTGGCCTATGAATACATGCCTAATGGGACACTTAGGGAGAGCTTGTCAG GGAAAACTGGTATACCTCTTGATTGGAACAGGAGGCTACGGATCGCTCTCGGCTCTGCGAAAGGACTGGCATATCTGCACGAACTCGCGAATCCCCCGATAATTCACAGAGATGTGAAGTCCACGAATATCTTGTTGGATGAAAACTTGGTGGCTAAAGTCGCGGACTTCGGCTTGTCTAAAATGGTGGCGGACAGCGAGAAAGGACATCTTTCAACACAAGTCAAGGGCACCCTG GGCTACTTGGATCCAGAGTACTACATGACCCAGCAACTAACAGATAAGAGCGACGTCTACAGTTTTGGGGTCGTGATGCTTGAACTGATAACCTCAAAGTCGCCGATCGACAAGGGCAAGTACATCGTCCGTGAAGTCCGCGCGGCGATGGACAAGAACGACCAAGAGTACCACGGACTACGCCAGGTCATGGATCCGTCCCTTCGCAACGAGGGGTGTCTCGCAGGGTTTACTCAGCTCCTGGAGTTGGCAATGTGGTGCGTGGAGGAATTGTCCACCAACCGTCCCAGGATGAACGAAGTCGTAAAGGAAATCGAGACGATCCTGCAAGCCGACGGGATCGACACGAGCATGACTTCTGCGTCCTCATCCGCCAGAGACTTTGGAGTGTCAAACAGTGGCGCTCCTAGACATCCTTTGTACAACGATGTTTCGCTCAATAACAAGAATGTTAGTTGCAGCAATTCGTTCGATTACAGTGGCGGGTACTTGCTTTCGACGAAGATTGAACCGAAGTAA
- the LOC115750597 gene encoding leucine-rich repeat receptor protein kinase HPCA1-like isoform X2 encodes MFSYPVGTICIKMVANEKMRSFRFGKGIRGGRDMASENLRSLLFLVLFCSWIHLICCTTNTDDQTILLALKAQWQNTPPSWGKSSDPCGLPWEGVTCDNNSRVTGLGLSGMSIIGLLQSEIAGLTELTSLVLSLNKGLNGSIPTQFGSLQNLNTLILAGCSLSGSIPDELGNLTKLTFLALNSNNFSGNVPASLGKLSKLYWLDVSENQLTGSLPVSAGNTPGLDLLLNCNHFHFSKNQLSGTIPEKLFSSNMSLIHILFDDNKFNGSIPSTLGLVRTLNALRLDRNSFSGNVPSNLSKLTRLSELHLAYNGLNGTLPNLTGMSSLSYIDLSNNSFAASAAPDWFSTLSLLTTLIIQYGPLQGTVPSDLFGLPQLEQVDMRNNAFNGTLYMGTSVSSVLEVVNLEDNQIESLTTSPYHKSLILMGNPACTNAPVLSTLGYCKGQQQQAYHTQINCGSASCPSDQKHNPRSCACAVPYKGKLTFKAPSFSDLSNATLFQSLEVVLYQILDLPNGSVSLQDIVLDAYSRYLIVPVSFFPSNGTYFNRSEVGRIGFVMINHTFTQPPAFGTHTFSADPYPFPAHGIRISIGTIAGIAAGCLVLVLGLVWLGIYAIQQKKRAQRATQLSRPFASWIQRGSDDGGAPQLKGARWFYFDEIRKCTNSFSESNEIGSGGYGKVYKGMLPNGQVLAIKRAQQGSMQGAHEFKTEIELLSRVHHKNLVSLVGFCYEQGEQMLAYEYMPNGTLRESLSGKTGIPLDWNRRLRIALGSAKGLAYLHELANPPIIHRDVKSTNILLDENLVAKVADFGLSKMVADSEKGHLSTQVKGTLGYLDPEYYMTQLLTDKSDVYSFGVVMLELITAKPPLNKDKYIVREVRMAMDKNDRDYYGLRQVMDPSLLKVGRLAGFTWFLELAMRCLEDSSPDRPRMNEVVKEIETILQTEGVATSTTSASSTATDFGASHSGSPRHPLYSDVSIDSKDVSCSNSFDYSGRYAISPKIKPK; translated from the exons ATGTTTTCATATCCGGTCGGAACGATATGTATTAAGATGGTGGCGAATGAGAAGATGCGGAGTTTTCGCTTCGGAAAAGGAATTCGAGGTGGCAGGGACATGGCGAGCGAGAACCTCCGGTCGCTCTTGTTTTTGGTTCTCTTCTGCTCTTGGATTCATTTGATTTGCTGCACTACAAACACAGATGACC AAACCATTCTTTTAGCACTGAAAGCCCAGTGGCAGAACACGCCACCCAGCTGGGGCAAGTCCAGTGATCCTTGTGGACTGCCTTGGGAAGGAGTCACCTGCGACAATAATTCACGAGTGACGGGATT AGGGTTATCTGGCATGAGTATCATAGGGCTGCTGCAAAGCGAAATAGCGGGGCTCACAGAACTCACTTCTTT GGTTCTTTCCTTAAACAAGGGTCTCAATGGATCGATCCCTACACAGTTTGGAAGTCTGCAGAACTTGAACACCTT AATCTTAGCTGGATGCAGCCTCAGTGGTAGTATTCCCGATGAGCTGGGCAACCTTACGAAGCTGACTTTCTT GGCTCTAAATTCCAACAATTTTAGCGGTAATGTACCTGCTTCGTTGGGTAAACTCTCTAAACTCTACTGGCTTGACGTGTCGGAAAATCAGTTAACCGGATCACTACCAGTTTCGGCGGGCAACACCCCAGGGTTGGACCTTTTGTTGAATTGCAATCACTT CCACTTCAGCAAGAACCAACTGTCCGGCACCATTCCAGAAAAACTGTTCAGTTCAAACATGTCTCTGATACACAT ATTATTTGATGATAACAAATTTAACGGTTCTATACCGTCGACATTAGGCCTTGTTCGGACACTCAACGCTCT CCGACTCGATAGGAACTCCTTTTCTGGAAATGTCCCTTCAAATCTCAGCAAGCTTACACGACTCAGTGAACT GCATTTAGCATATAACGGATTGAACGGAACTTTGCCGAACTTGACGGGTATGAGTTCGCTCAGTTACAT TGACCTCAGCAACAACTCTTTTGCGGCTTCTGCAGCTCCAGATTGGTTCTCAACTTTATCATTACTCACCACCCT AATCATACAATATGGGCCGCTTCAAGGGACTGTACCATCAGACCTCTTCGGCCTTCCCCAGCTAGAGCAAGT TGATATGAGAAATAATGCTTTCAATGGAACGCTGTACATGGGTACCAGCGTCAGTTCCGTACTGGAGGTCGTTAATTTGGAAGATAACCAGATTGAATCGCTCACGACCAGTCCCTACCACAAATCATTAAT ACTAATGGGAAACCCGGCATGTACTAATGCGCCGGTTCTCTCAACCTTGGGGTACTGCAAAGGTCAGCAGCAACAAGCTTATCATACCCAAATCAACTGCGGAAGCGCATCATGTCCCTCAGATCAGAAGCATAACCCCAGAAGCTGCGCGTGCGCAGTTCCgtataaaggaaaattgacgtTTAAAGCTCCATCGTTCAGTGATTTGTCCAATGCCACTCTGTTTCAATCGTTGGAAGTAGTCCTGTACCAGATATTGGACCTACCTAATGGTTCAGTTTCTCTTCAGGATATCGTCCTCGATGCATATAGCCGCTATCTTATTGTACCCGTGTCTTTCTTTCCATCCAATGGGACGTACTTTAATAGGTCAGAAGTTGGGAGGATCGGATTCGTTATGATTAACCATACTTTCACGCAGCCCCCCGCTTTCGGTACCCATACCTTCAGCGCAGATCCTTATCCATTCCCAG CTCACGGGATACGCATCAGCATCGGCACCATAGCAGGGATTGCTGCTGGCTGCTTGGTCCTTGTTCTTGGACTTGTGTGGTTAGGAATATACGCTATCCAACAGAAGAAAAGAGCACAAAGAGCGACGCAATTGAGCAGACCCTTTG CATCCTGGATACAGAGGGGAAGTGACGATGGAGGAGCACCGCAGTTGAAGGGGGCAAGATGGTTCTATTTCGACGAAATCAGGAAGTGCACTAATAGCTTTTCTGAAAGTAATGAGATAGGCTCCGGGGGCTATGGAAAG GTATACAAGGGAATGCTTCCCAATGGCCAAGTGTTGGCAATCAAGAGAGCTCAGCAGGGGTCGATGCAGGGCGCGCACGAGTTCAAGACAGAAATCGAGCTACTTTCGCGAGTCCACCACAAGAATCTCGTCAGCCTTGTTGGCTTCTGTTACGAACAAGGAGAGCAGATGTTGGCCTATGAATACATGCCTAATGGGACACTTAGGGAGAGCTTGTCAG GGAAAACTGGTATACCTCTTGATTGGAACAGGAGGCTACGGATCGCTCTCGGCTCTGCGAAAGGACTGGCATATCTGCACGAACTCGCGAATCCCCCGATAATTCACAGAGATGTGAAGTCCACGAATATCTTGTTGGATGAAAACTTGGTGGCTAAAGTCGCGGACTTCGGCTTGTCTAAAATGGTGGCGGACAGCGAGAAAGGACATCTTTCAACACAAGTCAAGGGCACCCTG GGCTATCTGGATCCAGAGTACTACATGACCCAGTTGCTAACAGACAAGAGCGACGTCTACAGTTTCGGGGTCGTGATGCTCGAACTGATAACTGCGAAGCCACCGCTCAACAAGGACAAGTACATTGTCCGCGAAGTCCGCATGGCGATGGACAAGAACGACCGAGACTACTACGGACTCAGGCAAGTCATGGACCCGTCCCTCCTCAAGGTGGGGCGCCTCGCTGGGTTCACATGGTTCCTGGAGTTAGCAATGCGATGCCTCGAGGACTCGTCCCCCGACCGTCCCAGGATGAACGAAGTTGTGAAGGAAATTGAGACGATCCTGCAAACCGAGGGGGTAGCCACAAGCACCACGTCCGCGTCCTCCACGGCCACGGACTTTGGAGCATCGCATAGTGGTTCTCCTAGACATCCTTTGTACAGCGACGTTTCCATCGACAGTAAGGACGTTAGTTGCAGCAATTCGTTCGATTACAGTGGCAGGTACGCGATTTCGCCGAAGATCAAGCCGAAATAA